Proteins encoded in a region of the Octopus sinensis linkage group LG8, ASM634580v1, whole genome shotgun sequence genome:
- the LOC115215000 gene encoding gastrula zinc finger protein XlCGF57.1-like produces MAIMEENVSIEDKTDTKPILYDGIVSALSEPNHCAKTLFDTSDVKPDICKISSTTQSFKVKSHTKNHQNNEKRFFCKICDKNCSTSSGLKIHLRKHTGEKPFHCLICEKSFATSFVLKKHIRTHTGEKPFHCEVCSKNFSTRSGLKEHHRTHTGERPYHCDVCGKNFSHHYTLKVHLSSHSGEKLFQCNLCGKRFSTNSKLKMHIRIHTGEKPYSCSLCGHGFSTNSKLKVHVRTHTGEKPFQCEICGRNVSTNSELKKHARIHSGEKPFHCEVCSKNFLSSSELKVHTRTHTGEKPFHCEICSKDVSTSSGLREHMKTHTGEKPFHCEVCGKSFSQRFKLKLHSATHTGEKFFPCSVCDRKFSTNFDLKMHTRIHTGEKPFCCEVCGKGFSARYKVKVHSRIHTGEKPFHCEICGKNVSTSSELKVHIRRHTGEKPFHCDVCGKDFSISSELKVHKRTHSGEKPFICEICTKSFSTSCGLKVHIRTHTGERPFHCDICSKGFSLCSYLKKHAKTHTGEKPFHCDICGKKFSSNIGLKGHARLHSGEKPFYCDTCDKRFSYYNSLQIHMKRHAAVINNTS; encoded by the coding sequence ATGGCCATCATGGAAGAAAATGTTAGTATTGAAGACAAAACTGATACAAAACCAATATTGTATGATGGAATAGTTTCAGCTCTTTCTGAGCCAAACCACTGTGCCAAAACCTTGTTTGATACTAGTGATgtaaaaccagacatttgtaaaATATCATCCACTACTCAAAGTTTCAAAGTGAAATCACATACTAAAAATCACCAGAATAATGAGAAACGTTTTTTTTGCAAGATATGTGATAAAAACTGTTCCACATCATCTGGACTAAAAATTCATTTAAGGAAACACACAGGTGAGAAGCCGTTCCATTGCCTGATTTGTGAGAAAAGCTTTGCAacaagttttgttttgaagaaacaTATCAGGACCCACACTGGAGAAAAGCCATTCCACTGTGAGGTATGCAGCAAAAACTTTTCCACACGATCAGGTCTCAAAGAACACCATAGaactcatacaggagaaagaccCTACCATTGTGATGTGTGTGGGAAAAACTTCTCACACCATTATACATTGAAAGTACATTTAAGTTCACACAGCGGGGAGAAACTATTTCAGTGCAACCTCTGTGGTAAGAGATTTTCAACTAATTCCAAACTAAAGATGCATATTCGaatccacacaggagagaaaccttattcTTGCAGTTTGTGTGGTCACGGTTTCTCTACTAATTCTAAGTTAAAGGTTCATGTAAGAActcacactggagagaaaccattccaGTGTGAGATATGTGGCAGAAATGTTTCTACCAATTCTGAGTTGAAAAAACATGCAAGAATACACAGTGGTgagaaaccatttcattgtgaGGTATGTAGTAAGAATTTCTTATCCAGTTCTGAACTCAAAGTTCATACAAGgactcatactggagagaaaccatttcattgtgaAATATGTAGTAAAGATGTCTCCACTAGCTCAGGACTAAGGGAACATATGAAAacccatacaggtgagaaaccgttTCATTGTGAGGTGTGTGGTAAAAGTTTTTCTCAACGCTTTAAACTGAAATTGCACTCAgctacacatactggtgagaaattCTTCCCTTGTAGTGTATGTGACAGAAAATTCTCAACTAATTTTGATCTGAAAATGCATACAAGGATTCATACTGGCGAAAAACCTTTTTGCTGTGAGGTGTGTGGTAAAGGCTTTTCAGCTAGGTATAAAGTGAAAGTACATTCTagaattcatactggagagaaaccattccattgtgaaatctgtggtaaaaatGTTTCCACTAGTTCCGAACTGAAAGTACATATCAGGAGACACACGGGAGAGAAGCCTTTCCATTGTGATGTGTGTGGTAAAGATTTTTCAATTAGTTCAGAACTGAAGGTGCATAAGCGAACTCATAGTGGAGAAAAACCATTCATTTGTGAAATATGCACGAAAAGCTTTTCTACGAGTTGTGGCTTAAAGGTACACATCAGaactcatacaggagaaagaccgtttcattgtgatatctgtagtaaaggTTTCTCCTTGTGTTCGTATCTGAAAAAACATGCTAAAACccatacaggggaaaaaccatttcattgtgatatttgtggtaaaaaatTCTCCTCAAACATTGGACTAAAGGGACATGCTAGACTTCACAGCGGAGAAAAGCCTTTTTACTGTGATACATGTGACAAGAGGTTTTCTTATTATAATTCATTACAGATACATATGAAGAGACATGCTGCTGTTATTAACAATACTTCATGA